A stretch of Tripterygium wilfordii isolate XIE 37 chromosome 11, ASM1340144v1, whole genome shotgun sequence DNA encodes these proteins:
- the LOC120009498 gene encoding mediator of RNA polymerase II transcription subunit 1-like isoform X1, which produces MERSEPALVPEWLRSTGSVTGGGSSVPHFSSSSSHADVPSLAHHTRSRNPKNTSDFDSPRPGFLDRTSSSNSRRGSSYGSAKHAYSSFGRNHRDKDRERDKERSNFIELWDRDGSESLGNFSSRGDNALRRSQSMVSRKQNDILPRRVAGDSKKSSGGHYNNGNGMLSGVSIGNSIPKTVFEKDFPTLGTEEKQGIPDIGRVSSPGLSTAVQSLPVGNATLIGGEGWTSALAEVPAIVGSSTIGTTVAAQTVAVGSVSGTSSPVAGMNMAGALQTPSRTRAAPQLSVQTQRLEELAIKQSRQLIPVTPSMPKGSVLSSSDKSKPKSLGRASEMIMPAKNGPQPISSVHHVNQSLHGGHVKSDVPKTSQGKLFVLKPGWENGLSPSTKDTGLATNANGRVANTQAAATPLVASASLRSPNNSKLPTGDWKSNSIKLISGLSVEKRPLPQSRHDFLKGLKMKTPGNTSAVLPDSPTVDTSPTAEKPGEISKNVGSAPATPHATNNGAEVTSIDDTCSEVQRFSEVGEKNMSPRAVVDSVEEEFAFLRSLGWEENSGEDEGLTEEEINAFYQQVNEYMKSKPSFKLCRGVQPKIPESHTASVGGASSELRSSDSGSED; this is translated from the exons ATGGAAAGAAGTGAACCCGCTTTAGTTCCAGAATGGTTGAGAAGTACTGGAAGTGTCACTGGGGGTGGCAGTTCAGTCCCCCacttttcatcatcatcttctcacGCAG ACGTTCCTTCGTTGGCACATCATACTAGAAGTAGGAATCCTAAGAACACAAGTGATTTTGATTCCCCAAGGCCAGGTTTCTTGGATCGAACATCGTCCTCAAATTCCCGCAGAGGTTCTAGTTATGGTTCTGCAAAACATGCATACAGTAGTTTTGGCAGGAATCACCGGGATAAGGACCGTGAGAGGGATAAGGAGAGGTCGAACTTTATTGAGCTCTGGGACCGTGATGGTTCTGAATCTTTAGGAAACTTTAGCAGTAGAGGTGACAATGCATTGAGGCGTTCTCAGTCGATGGTATCGAGGAAACAGAATGACATTTTACCTCGGAGAGTTGCTGGGGACTCAAAAAAAAGCAGTGGCGGCCATTATAACAATGGCAATGGTATGCTTTCAGGGGTTAGTATCGGTAATAGCATCCCAAAAACTGTGTTTGAGAAGGATTTTCCAACGCTTGGAACTGAAGAGAAGCAAGGAATTCCTGATATAGGAAGGGTTTCTTCTCCTGGTCTGAGCACTGCTGTTCAGAGCTTGCCCGTAGGAAATGCAACTTTGATTGGTGGTGAGGGATGGACCTCTGCTCTGGCAGAGGTGCCTGCTATAGTTGGGAGTAGTACCATAGGTACTACAGTGGCCGCGCAAACTGTTGCTGTTGGTTCTGTCTCCGGGACTTCAAGTCCAGTGGCAGGTATGAATATGGCTGGAGCTCTTCAGACTCCATCAAGAACTCGTGCTGCACCCCAG TTATCTGTCCAGACACAAAGGCTTGAGGAATTGGCAATTAAGCAGTCAAGGCAATTAATCCCTGTGACACCCTCAATGCCCAAGGGATCG GTTCTCAGTTCTTCTGATAAATCCAAACCAAAGTCACTAGGCAGAGCTAGCGAGATGATTATGCCTGCCAAGAATGGCCCGCAGCCAATTTCTTCAGTACATCATGTTAATCAATCTTTACATGGTGGGCATGTGAAATCCGATGTGCCAAAGACATCTCAGGGAAAGCTTTTTGTTCTCAAACCAGGTTGGGAAAATGGTCTATCCCCTTCTACAAAGGATACTGGTTTAGCAACTAATGCCAACGGCAGAGTTGCAAATACCCAGGCTGCTGCTACACCTTTGGTTGCATCTGCTTCTTTGAGGAGCCCAAACAACTCAAAACTTCCAACTGGAGACTGGaaatcaaattccataaaacTGATTTCAGGGTTATCTGTGGAAAAGAGACCCTTGCCTCAAAGTCGGCATGATTTTTTGAAAGGCTTGAAAATGAAAACTCCAGGGAATACTTCTGCTGTCCTCCCTGATTCACCCACTGTTGATACATCTCCAACCGCAGAGAAGCCTGGTGAAATATCTAAGAATGTAGGTAGTGCCCCTGCAACACCTCATGCTACTAATAATGGTGCTGAGGTAACTAGCATCGATGATACCTGTTCAGAGGTTCAGAGGTTTTCTGAAGTTGGAGAGAAGAATATGAGCCCCCGTGCGGTAGTGGATTCAGTTGAAGAGGAGTTTGCATTCCTTCGGTCTCTTGGCTGGGAAGAAAATTCTGGTGAGGATGAAGGCCTTACGGAGGAGGAGATCAATGCATTTTACCAACAAGTAAATGAG TACATGAAATCGAAGCCTTCCTTTAAACTGTGCCGAGGTGTGCAGCCAAAGATTCCTGAATCGCATACAGCTAGTGTTGGGGGAGCTTCCTCTGAGTTGCGCTCATCTGATTCTGGGTCTGAAGATTAA
- the LOC120009498 gene encoding mediator of RNA polymerase II transcription subunit 1-like isoform X2: MERSEPALVPEWLRSTGSVTGGGSSVPHFSSSSSHADVPSLAHHTRSRNPKNTSDFDSPRPGFLDRTSSSNSRRGSSYGSAKHAYSSFGRNHRDKDRERDKERSNFIELWDRDGSESLGNFSSRGDNALRRSQSMVSRKQNDILPRRVAGDSKKSSGGHYNNGNGMLSGVSIGNSIPKTVFEKDFPTLGTEEKQGIPDIGRVSSPGLSTAVQSLPVGNATLIGGEGWTSALAEVPAIVGSSTIGTTVAAQTVAVGSVSGTSSPVAGMNMAGALQTPSRTRAAPQTQRLEELAIKQSRQLIPVTPSMPKGSVLSSSDKSKPKSLGRASEMIMPAKNGPQPISSVHHVNQSLHGGHVKSDVPKTSQGKLFVLKPGWENGLSPSTKDTGLATNANGRVANTQAAATPLVASASLRSPNNSKLPTGDWKSNSIKLISGLSVEKRPLPQSRHDFLKGLKMKTPGNTSAVLPDSPTVDTSPTAEKPGEISKNVGSAPATPHATNNGAEVTSIDDTCSEVQRFSEVGEKNMSPRAVVDSVEEEFAFLRSLGWEENSGEDEGLTEEEINAFYQQVNEYMKSKPSFKLCRGVQPKIPESHTASVGGASSELRSSDSGSED, translated from the exons ATGGAAAGAAGTGAACCCGCTTTAGTTCCAGAATGGTTGAGAAGTACTGGAAGTGTCACTGGGGGTGGCAGTTCAGTCCCCCacttttcatcatcatcttctcacGCAG ACGTTCCTTCGTTGGCACATCATACTAGAAGTAGGAATCCTAAGAACACAAGTGATTTTGATTCCCCAAGGCCAGGTTTCTTGGATCGAACATCGTCCTCAAATTCCCGCAGAGGTTCTAGTTATGGTTCTGCAAAACATGCATACAGTAGTTTTGGCAGGAATCACCGGGATAAGGACCGTGAGAGGGATAAGGAGAGGTCGAACTTTATTGAGCTCTGGGACCGTGATGGTTCTGAATCTTTAGGAAACTTTAGCAGTAGAGGTGACAATGCATTGAGGCGTTCTCAGTCGATGGTATCGAGGAAACAGAATGACATTTTACCTCGGAGAGTTGCTGGGGACTCAAAAAAAAGCAGTGGCGGCCATTATAACAATGGCAATGGTATGCTTTCAGGGGTTAGTATCGGTAATAGCATCCCAAAAACTGTGTTTGAGAAGGATTTTCCAACGCTTGGAACTGAAGAGAAGCAAGGAATTCCTGATATAGGAAGGGTTTCTTCTCCTGGTCTGAGCACTGCTGTTCAGAGCTTGCCCGTAGGAAATGCAACTTTGATTGGTGGTGAGGGATGGACCTCTGCTCTGGCAGAGGTGCCTGCTATAGTTGGGAGTAGTACCATAGGTACTACAGTGGCCGCGCAAACTGTTGCTGTTGGTTCTGTCTCCGGGACTTCAAGTCCAGTGGCAGGTATGAATATGGCTGGAGCTCTTCAGACTCCATCAAGAACTCGTGCTGCACCCCAG ACACAAAGGCTTGAGGAATTGGCAATTAAGCAGTCAAGGCAATTAATCCCTGTGACACCCTCAATGCCCAAGGGATCG GTTCTCAGTTCTTCTGATAAATCCAAACCAAAGTCACTAGGCAGAGCTAGCGAGATGATTATGCCTGCCAAGAATGGCCCGCAGCCAATTTCTTCAGTACATCATGTTAATCAATCTTTACATGGTGGGCATGTGAAATCCGATGTGCCAAAGACATCTCAGGGAAAGCTTTTTGTTCTCAAACCAGGTTGGGAAAATGGTCTATCCCCTTCTACAAAGGATACTGGTTTAGCAACTAATGCCAACGGCAGAGTTGCAAATACCCAGGCTGCTGCTACACCTTTGGTTGCATCTGCTTCTTTGAGGAGCCCAAACAACTCAAAACTTCCAACTGGAGACTGGaaatcaaattccataaaacTGATTTCAGGGTTATCTGTGGAAAAGAGACCCTTGCCTCAAAGTCGGCATGATTTTTTGAAAGGCTTGAAAATGAAAACTCCAGGGAATACTTCTGCTGTCCTCCCTGATTCACCCACTGTTGATACATCTCCAACCGCAGAGAAGCCTGGTGAAATATCTAAGAATGTAGGTAGTGCCCCTGCAACACCTCATGCTACTAATAATGGTGCTGAGGTAACTAGCATCGATGATACCTGTTCAGAGGTTCAGAGGTTTTCTGAAGTTGGAGAGAAGAATATGAGCCCCCGTGCGGTAGTGGATTCAGTTGAAGAGGAGTTTGCATTCCTTCGGTCTCTTGGCTGGGAAGAAAATTCTGGTGAGGATGAAGGCCTTACGGAGGAGGAGATCAATGCATTTTACCAACAAGTAAATGAG TACATGAAATCGAAGCCTTCCTTTAAACTGTGCCGAGGTGTGCAGCCAAAGATTCCTGAATCGCATACAGCTAGTGTTGGGGGAGCTTCCTCTGAGTTGCGCTCATCTGATTCTGGGTCTGAAGATTAA